The Microcella flavibacter DNA segment GACTCCTGATCCTCGCCGGCGACCTCGTAGACGGCCGGGTCGCGCAGGAACTCGGTGACGAGGTTCGCGACGCCCGAGTCGAGGGTCGCCGAGAACAGCAGGCGCTGCCCGCCGCGGCGGGTCTCGCGGATGATGCGCTGCACCGGCTCGAGGAACCCGAGCTCGCACATGTGGTCGGCCTCGTCGAGCACGACGATCTCGATCGCGCTGAGGTCGAGGCGACCCTGCTCGATGAGGTCCTCGATGCGGCCGGGGGTGCCGATGATGATGTCGACGCCGCGCTGCAGCGCGCCCACCTGGCGGCCCTGGGGCACGCCGCCGTAGATCTGCGTCGTGAAGAGGCCGACGCTGCGGGCGATCGGCTGGATGGTGCCGTCGATCTGCAGGGCGAGCTCGCGGGTCGGGGCGAGGATGAGCGCGCGGGGCTTGCGGCCCATCTCGCGCTTCTTGCCGCCGCCGTTCTCCATGAGCCGCTCGACGAGCGGGGCGCCGAAGGCGATCGTCTTGCCGGAGCCGGTGCGGCCTCGGCCGAGGACGTCCTTGCCGGCGAGCACGTCGGGGATCGTCGCCGCCTGGATCGGGAACGGCGAGCTCGCGCCGAGCTCAGCGAGGGTGCGCACGATGTTGCCGCCGAGGCCGAGGTCGCCGAAGCTCACGCCCTCGACGTCGGTCGCCTGCACGGCGTCGGCCTCGAGGCGCTCGAGCACGACGTCGTCCTGCGGCGAGGAGGCCGCGGCGCGCGTCGGGTAGAAGTCGGAGTCGCGACGCGGCGCGCGGTCCTCGCGGTCGAAGGACCGGGCGGGGCGCTCGGCGCGGTCGAACGAGCGCGGGGCACGGTCATCGCGATCGAACGACCGGGCGGGGCGCTCGTTGCGGTCGTCACGACGGGGAGCGCGGTCGGTGCGGTCGAAGGACCGGGGCGCGCGCTCATCGCGGTCGAACGACCGGGCGGGACGCTCGCTGCGGTCGTCACGACGGGGAGCGCGGTCGTTGCGATCGAACGACCGAGGAGCGCGGTCGGTGCGATCGAACGCACGAGGAGCCCGATCGTCGCGGTCGAAGGAGCGCGGCGCGCGCTCGGCGGCGCGGTCGTAGCCGCGGGCCGGGCGGTCGTCGGTGCGCGGGCGCCACTCGGGGCGGTGGGCGGTGCGGCCGGTGCCGGTGCGCTCCACGCTCACGTCGCGGGGCGGGCGGCCCGAGCGGGCGCCGGCACCGCGGCCGGCGGCGCCGGATCGGGCGGCGTAGGGGCGGGCGTCGCCGCGGGCGGGACGGGCATCCCGATCGGCGGAGCGCTGCGGGCGCTCGTCGCGACCGCCGCGACGGTCATCGCGCTCGTCGCGATCGAAGCGGGCGGGCGCCTCGCCGCGGCCGCGGTCGGCGGCGTGGCCGCGCTCGACGCGCTCGTCGCGCGACCAGCGGGCCTTCTTCTCGGGGGCGCCGGCCTCCTCGGGGCGGTGCCCGCGGTGCTTGGGGCTGCGCGAGCCGGTGGGCGCGGCGGAGCGGGCGGGGGTGCGGCCGCGCACGGGGCGGCCCTTGTCGTTATGGGGCATGGTGAAGCCTTTACGGGTGGTGCAAGAAGTACCGTCGACGCGCAGAGCGTCGCTATCCCGGGCAGTCGTCGACCGGGGCCGTCACATCCTGATGATGGATTCTCGCCGCCAGACGGCGGGGAATTCGGCCCTCGAGACGCACACAATGAAGCGCGGATCCCTCCGCAGTCGTCTCTAGCCGACTCTCCAGGGTACCCGACGGGCCCCGGAAGCGACAGCCCGACCGCGCCGACCCCCGCTCGGGGTGGTCGGCGGCCCGCTCGTCTCCGCCTACGCTTATCGGCACCGTGCCCCGTTCCACCCCTGCCCGCCGCTCCGTCGCCCGCGCCGCCCTCGCCGCGACGGCCGTCGTCGTGCTGAGCGGCGGGATGCTCGCCGCCTGCTCCCCCTCGGCCGAGGATCGACGCGACCAGACCATCGCCGCGGCCTCCTCCGAGAGCGCCACCTTCACCCTCTCGGCTCCTGCCGACGTGCTCGTGTCGGAGGACGTGCCCACCGCGATGGTGCCCGGCGCCGGCATGCCCGTCGACGTCTGCCGCGCGGAGGGCGCCACCGAGCCGCGCCCCGCCGTGCTGGCGGTGCACGGCGGCAGCTGGGCGCGCGGCGACAAGGCGCACCCGCACTGGCGCACGATCTGCTCGTGGCTCGCCGGCGAGGGCTTCGTGGGGGTCTCGGTCAACTACCGGCTCGCGCCCGAGCACCCCTTCCCCGCCGGGGCCGACGACGTCGCCGCCGCCGTGGCCTGGGCGCAGAGCGACGCCGCCGAGGCCTACGGCATCGACCCCGAGCGCACCGCGCTGCTCGGCGGCAGCGCCGGCGGCAACCTCTCGGCGCTCGTCGCCCTCGAGGCCGCGGCGGGCGAGGGGCGCGCCGGCGCGGACCCGCTCGACGCCGTGATCACGCTGTCCTCCCCGTTCGACCTCACGGTGGGCTCGGCCACCAGCCCGACCTTCGAGCAGTCGATGCTCGACTACCTCGACTGCGCCGCGCGCGACTGCGAGCGGGCCGCCGCCGCCTCGCCGCAGATGCTCGTGGGCGAGGACGCCCCGCCGTTCCTCGTGGTGCACGGCATGCGCGAGCAGCTCATCCCCGTGCAGCAGGCGACGGCGTTCATCGGCGCCCTCGCCGCGGCCGGAACCCCCGCGACCCGCGAGCTCATCGACTCGGAGGCGCACTCCATCGGCCTGCTCGACGACGCCCTCGCCGGTCGCCTCTCCGACTGGCTGCGCGGGATGCTCGTGCCGGCCCCCGCGGTGGAGGCGCTCGACGACTCCCCGCTCGCGGCGCCGCTGCCGGCCGGCGCCGGTTCCGCCGCCGGCGCCCTCGACTGACGCCGCCGCTCCTCCCCCGCGCCGGGCGCGAGAGCGGCATCCCGATGAGCGCGTCGGTCAGCCCTTCCTTATGTGAGCCTTGCTACGGTTCGGCCATGACAGACCGCGTCGGCCCGCTCGAGCTCGCCCCCGACCACGGGCTCGCGGTCGGCGACCCGAACGGCATGCACATCCTGCTCACGCGGGAGGAGCTGCTGTGGCGCGAGCCCGGTCAGGAGCACGACGCGCTCGACTGGGACGAGCTGACGACGATCGAGTGGGTGGTGCCCTCGCGCCGCGTCGGCCTCATCCGCCTGGCGGACGCCGTGGTGGCGGTCGCCTCATCCGCGCTCGACGCGGTCGGCGTCGGGCCCCGCGACCCCGCGCTGCTGCGCCTGCGCGCGACGACGCTCACGGGCGATGAGGCGGAGTGGACGGCGACGCCGCACCACGCGATCGGCTACCCGGCCGCCGACGTCGACGTCGTCCTCCCGTTCCTCGACCGCCTGCACCACGACACCGCGCTGCGCGCCCGGCTCGCGATCGACCCGCGCGCGACGCTCGACGAGCTCGGGCGCCGGCGCTAAGCCGTCGTCGTGGCGGGGGTCGGCTCGGCGTCCGCCTCGGCGGCCCGGCGGTCCTGACGGCGCTCCTTCGCGCCCTCGACGAGGTAGTACAGCGCCGGCAGCACGACGAGCGTCAGCAGGGTGGAGGAGATGAGCCCGCCGATGACGACGATCGCGAGCGGCTGCGAGATGAACCCGCCGCTGCCGGTGATGCCGAGGCCCAGCGGGGTGAGCGCGAAGATCGTCGCCGCCGCCGTCATGAGGATGGGGCGCAGGCGTCGCGACGAGCCCTCGAGCAGCGCGGGGCCGACCTTGAGCCCCTTCTCGCGGAACTGGTTCACCAGGTCGATGAGCACGATCGCGTTCGTCACGACGATGCCGATGAGCATGAGCACGCCGATGAGCGAGGGCACGCCGAGCGGGATGCCCGCGATGAGCTGCAGCGCGATGGCGCCCGTCGCAGCGAAGGGGATGGAGACGAGCAGCAGCAGCGGCTGGCGCAGGCTCTTGAACGTCGCCACCATGACGACGTAGACGATGAGGATCGCCGCGAGCAGCGCGAGACCGAGCTGGCTGAAGGCGTCGCCCTGCTGCGCGGTCACGCCGCCGAGGGTCGCGGTCGCGCTGTCGGGCAGCTCGACCTCGTCGACCGCGGCCTGCACGGCCGTGGAGGCGGTTCCGACGTCGGCCGTCGAGGGCGTGACGGAGACGGTCGCGCTGCGCACGCCGCGGATGGTGGTGATGTTCGCGGGGCCGTCGACCTCCTCGACGGTCGCGAGGTCGCTGAGCGGCAGCGGCCCCTGCGCGGTGGGGATGCTGAACGCGCGCAGCTCGTCGACCGTGGTGGGGGCATCCGTGTTCGGCAGGTAGATCGCGAGGGTGCGCTCGTCGATGACGACCTCGCCCACGCTCGCCGGGAACATGGCCTCGGAGACGATGCCGCCGACGGCGATCTCGCTGAGGCCGAGCTCGGCGGCCCGGTCGCGGTCGACCTGCACGGCCAGGTAGGGCTGCGTGTCGCTGAGGTTGCTCGTCGCCTCGGCGGTGATGTCGAGCGCGCGCACGGCCTCGAGCACGCGGTCGCTCGCCTCGTTCAGATCGGCCTGGCTCGCCGCGGTGATGTCGACGTCGATCGAGGAGGAGGCGAAGCCGGAGTCGGCGCTCGCCACCGAGATCTCGCCGACGCCCTCGAGGGGCTCGACGGCGTCGCGCACGTCGGCCTGGATCTGCTCCTGATCGGCATCCTCGTCGGTCGTGATCGAGAAGGTCACGTCGCCGCCGCCGCCGAAGAGCGACAGCAGCGAGCCGCCGCCCGAGCCGATCGAGACCTGCACGGTCTCGAGGCCGTCGACCTGGTCGAGGGCCTCCTCCACCTGCGTCGCCGCCTCGTCGAGCGCGTCGAGGCTCGCGCCGTTGTCGAGCGACTGGGTGACGGTGAGGGTGTTCTGGCCGGAGTTGCCGATGAAGTTGGTCTGCAGGCCGGTGGCGAGCGCGCCGGTGCCGCCGAGCACGAGCAGGGCGAGCAGCAGGGTCGCGACGGGCTTGCGCAGCGTCCAGCGGATGACGGGCAGGTAGGCGCGCTGCAGGCGGCCCGGGTTCGCCGACTCCTCCTCGAACGTCATCGCCGAGTGGCTGCCGGCCTTCGGCGGGCGCAGGAACCAGTACGAGAGCACCGGCACGATCGTGAGCGAGACGAAGAGCGAGGCGCCGAGCGCGATCGCCGTCGTCAGGGCGAAGGGCCGGAACAGCTCGCCCGTGATGTCGCCGACGAGCGCGAGCGGCAGGAACACCGCGATGGTCGTGACGGTCGAGGCGGTGATCGCCGAGGCGACCTCCTTCACGCCGACCGTGATGGCCTGCAGCTTCTCCTCGCCGAGGGCGAGGTGCCGCTTGATGTTCTCCACGACGACGATCGAGTCGTCGACGACGCGGCCGATCGCGATCGTGATGGCGCCGAGGGTGAGGATGTTGAGCGTGTAGCCCGAGACCTGCATGCCGATGAAGGTCAGCAGCACCGAAGTGGGGATCGAGATGGCGGTGACGATCGTCGAGCGCACCGACAGCAGGAACACGAGGATGACGATGACGGCGAAGACGAGGCCGAGCGTGCCCTCGGTGGCGAGCGCCTCGATCGAGCTCTCGATGAACGGCGCCTGATCGAAGACGATGTCGAAGGTCGTGTTCGAGCCGATCGCGTCGGCGAGCTGCGGCAGGGCCTCCTGGACGAGGCGCGAGACCTCGACGGTGTTGCCGTCCGGGGTCTTCGTCACGGCGAGGGTCAGCGCGGGCTCGCCGTTGACGCGGGAGAGGCTGTCGACGGGGTCGCTCACGATCGCCACCTCGGCGAGATCGCCGATGGTCGTGAGCGGGTCGCCGCCCTCGGCGCCGACGATCGGCAGGGCCGCGAGCTCCTCCGGCGTCGTGATCTGCACGCCCGTGAGCACGGCGAGCGACTGCTCGCCCTCGGTGATCGTGCCGGCGGGCAGCAGCACCCCGTTCGCGTCGAGGGTGTCGGTGAGGTCGGCCGTGGTGAGCCCGCGCTCGGCGAGCAGCGCCCGGTCGGCCGTGATCGTCACGCGGTCGCCGACGGCGCCGGAGACGCTGGCCTCGCGCACGCCGTCGAGCTCGGTGAGCTCGGGCACGGCCTGGTTCTCGAGGGCGTCGGCGAGCGCGCCCTGGTCGAGGTCGCTCGTGACGCCGATCTGGATGACGGGCAGGTCGTCGATCGAGCCGGTGAGCACCTGCACGTCGGCCGCCTCGGGCAGGTCGAGCCGGTTGACGGCGAGCTGCACGCGCTGCTCGGCCCGGGCGATGTCGGTGCCGAACTCGAAGCTCGCCGAGACGACCGAGAAGCCCGTGCTCGAGGTCGCGCTCGAGGAGTCGAGATCGGGCACGGCCTGCAGCGCCGTCTCGATGGGGGTCGAGACGTCGCCCTCGACGACCTCGGGGGCCGCGCCGCCGTACTGCGTCAGCACGATGACCTGCGGGAAGCTCACCGAGGGGATGAGCTCCTGCTTGAGGCTCGTCAGGGCGAGACCGCCGAAGATGCCGACCACGATCGTGACGAGCGCGATGAGCGCCCGGTTGCGGAGGCTGAAGACGGAGAGCAGATGCACGGGAGGGACTCCGGACGAGAGGCGTGACGACGGTGGGAGCCCGTGGTGCGGGCGGGGGGAGCGCGCTGGTCAGCATCCCAGCGGAGGCTGGACGTTGCCAAAGGAGGCACCGGGTGCCGACCTCGAACTTACCGATCGGTCAGGGTGCCCGCGACCGCCTCAGACCACCGTCTCGAGCAGCTCCCCCGCCGAGGCCGCCGGCGCGGGCTGCTCGCCGAGCCCCGCCCACGCCCGCTGCAGCGCATCGAGCGCCCGCAGCGACTCCTCCTCCGGCCGGCAGAACGGGATGCGCACGAACCGCTCGAAGGCGCCGTCGATGCCGAAGCGCGGCCCGGCCCCGATGAGCACGCCCTCGGCGCGGGCGGCGAGCGCGAGGCGGCTCGCGACGGGCGCGCCGATGCCCACCCAGAAGGTGAGGCCCCCGCCGACCTCGGGCACGCTCCAGCTCGGGAAGCGGCGGGCGAGCTCGCGGGCCATGAGGGCGTGGCCGGCGACGAGCTGCGCACGCCGGGCATCCAGCACCCGGTCGTATCGGTCGAGCAGGCGCAGCAGGACGAGCTGCTCGAGCGTCGGGGAGCCCAGGTCGCCCGCGGAGCGCGCGACGGCGAGGCGGGTGATGAGGGCGCGGTCGGCGCGGATCCAGCCGAGGCGGATGCCGCCCCAGATGCTCTTGCCGACCGAGCCGAGGGTGACGATGCCGGGCCCGAACGCCGCCATGGGCGTCGCGGTCGGACCCTCGAAGCCGAGGTCGGCCATGGTCTCGTCGACGACGAGCACGGTGCCGTGCGCCTCGGCGAGCGCCGCGACCCGGGCGCGCTGGGCGTCGGGCATGACGCGGGTCGTCGGGTTGTGGAAGTCGGGCATGAGGTAGGCGAGGGCGGGCGAGCTGCGGGCGAAGACGCGGGCGAGTGCCTCGTCGTCCCAGCCCTCGCCGGTCGTGACGGGTACCGTGACGAGGCGGCCGCCCGCCCCGCGCAGCGCCTCGATGGCGTGCGGGTAGGTAGGCGATTCGACGAGCACGCGGTCGCCGCGGGCGAGCAGGGTGCGCGCGACGAGGGCGAGGGCGTGCTGGGCGCCGAGGGTGACCATGATCTCGTCGGGCTCGGTCGGCACCCCCGCGCGCGTGCAGCGCTCGGCGATCGCGGCGCGCAGCTCGGGCAGGCCGAGCAGGTCGAAGCCGGGGGCCTCGAGGTGGCGCGGCAGCAACTCGGCGGCCTCGCGCGCGGCCTCGGTGATGAGCGGCACGGCGGGCAGGCTGGCGGAGGAGAAGTCGAGCAGGCCCGTTCCGGGGGCGCCGATCATGGGCGGCGCATCGCCGGGCGGCAGCTGCACGACCGAGCCCGAGCCGCGCACGCTGCGCAGGTAGCCGAGATCGCGCAGCCGGGCGTAGGCGCCCGCGACGGTCGTGCGGCTGAGCCCCTCGTGCGCGGCGAGCGCGCGCTCGGCCGGCAGGCGGATGCCGAGCGCGACGCGGCCATCGAGCACGAGCAGGCGGATGCGATCGGCGAGCACCTCGTACAGCGGGCGCGGCACGGGCGCAGTCGCGTCGGCGCGCCAGTCGCCGAGCAGGATGGCCAATCCGCGGGAGGTGAGGGCGCTCATGCGGCCACAGTACGCCGATTGGCCTCTTGATCACAGGCCAATTCGCCGATTCACTGGGGTCATGTCCTCCCCCGAGCCCCGCGCCCCGCGCGTCCTCGTGCGCCGCTGGGGCCAGCTCATGCTCGGCCTGCTGCTCTACGGCATCGCGATCTCGCTCATGATCCGCGCCGACATCGGCCTCGACCCGTGGACGGTCTTCGCCCAGGGCATCGCCCGGCAGTCCGGCTGGAGCATCGGCCTCGTGACGATCGTCGTCGGCGCCATCGTGCTGCTGCTGTGGATCCCGCTGAAGCAGCGGCCGGGCATCGGCACCGTGCTCAACGTGCTGCTCGTCGGCCTCGCCCTCGACCTCGGCCTGGCTCTCGTGCGCACGCCCGAGGAGCTGTGGGCGCGCATCCTGCTGTTCGCCGGCGGCCTCGCCCTGCTCGCCCTCGCGACCGGCCTCTACCTCGGCGCGCGCTTCGGCCCCGGCCCCCGCGACGGCCTCATGACCGGCGCGAACGCCCGCTTCGGCTGGGCCATCTGGAAGGTGCGCACGGGCGTCGAGCTGACGGTGCTGGCCATCGGGTGGATGCTCGGCGGCACGGTCGGCGTCGGCACCGTGGCCTTCGCGCTGCTCATCGGGCCGATGGTGCACTGGACGCTGCCCCGCCTGCGGGTGCCGCTCGCCGGAGATCCGCCGCGCCCGGCGCGACGCCGCCCCTCGACCGACCCCTTGCGCGCAGCCTGACTCGCGATATATCGTGATGCTCGCCACTCGCGATATATCGCGAGCCGGGCATCCACCATCGAAGGGAACGGCAGCATGGCGCAGGAGACCTGGATCGTCGCGGAGCCGACGGTCATCGAGCTCGAGCGGATCGCCTCGCTCAAGGTCAGCCTCATCGCGGGGCAGATCGACATCGTCGCCCACGACGAGCCCGGCGCGCGCGTGGAGGTGCACTCCGTCAGCGGCCGCGACCTCAAGATCGCCGTCGAGGGCGACCGGCTCGTCATCGACCACCCGCAGATGCGGTGGGAGAACTTCATCGAGACGTTCCGGCTGTTCCGCGGCAAGGCGCGGGCCGAGGTCAGCGTGCTCGTGCCGCGCTCGGTCGCCCTCAGCTTCGGCGTCGTCAGCGCGAGCGCCCTCATCAGCGGGCTGCACGCCGACGCGACCGTCAGCACGGTCAGCGGCGACGTCGTCATCGACGGCATGGTGGGCGCGCTGCAGCTCAACACCGTCAGCGGCGAGATGGACGTGCGCGGCCACCGCGGCGAGGTGCGCGCCCACACCGTGAGCGGCGACATCACGGTCAGCGGCGACGTGGCGCGCTTCGACGGCGACGGCGTCTCGGGCGACGTGTTCCTCGACCTCGTCGGCGCCCCCGACCGCATCGAGACGAAGACCGTCAGCGGCGACGTCACCGTGCGGCTCGACGCCGGCGTGCCCGCGCAGTACCTCATCTCGACGCTCACCGGCCGCCTGCAGCTCGACGACGCCCGCATCACGGGCGTGCGCGGCTCGTACAACGGCCGCTACGGCGCGCTCGCGGGCAGCTTCACCGAGGTGCGCTCGAGCAGCGTCTCGGGCGACGTCTCGGTCGTGCACGCCGAGCGCGGTGCCGGAGCCGATGCGGGCGGCGCGGCCCCGGCCGGATCCGAGGCCTCGGCATGAGCCCGGCGGTCTTCGGGCACGGGCACCTGCGGCTCTACCTGCTGCACGTGCTGGCCGAGCGATCGATGCACGGCTACGAGATCATCCAGGCGCTCAGCGACCGCTTCGGCGGCACCTACACGCCCTCGGCGGGCACCATCTACCCGCGCCTCGCGAAGCTCGAGGAGGAGGGGCTCGTCACGAAGCAGAGCGACGGGCGCAAGACCGTCTACTCGATCACCGACGCCGGCCGGCAGGAGCTCGCCGACCGGCAGGACGAGCTCGAGGGCATCGAGGACGGCATCGGCGACTCGGTGCGCCGGCTCGCCGACGAGGTGCGCAGCTCGGTCGGCGCCGCCATGAAGGAGCTGCGGGCCGAGCTCGCCGCCGCCGCGCGCGAGGCGCGCGACGAGGCGCGGGCGAGCGGGCGGGATGCGCGGGACTCCGCGCGGTCGGCCGCCGACGCGGCGCGCGATGCGGCGCGGGATGCCCGGGACGCGGCGCGAGCAGCGCATCCGCCCCCCGTCAGCCGCGCGTCGAGCGCGACCTCGCCCGCGAGCGCGCCCAGCGGGCCGACGCGGCGCTGACCCGGTTCCGGCACGAGCTGCGGGCGGAGCTGCGCACGGCGGCCTCGCGCGGCACCGTGCCCGAGGCGGCCGCCGAGCACCTCGAGCAGGGCCTCGACCGGCTGCGCGCCGAGGTGCGCGGGCTGCTCGGGTGAGTCGCACCGCCTCGCTAGGGTGAGGCCGTGACCGCCGCCCGAACCCCCGCTCGCGCGGGGGCGGGCGGCGCATCCGCGTTCGGGCCGGTCGTGCTGCTGGCCGTCATCGCGGGCGGGATGCTCGGCTCGACCCTGCGCCTCGCCCTCGACACCGCCCTGCCGAACATGCCCACGGGCCTCGCGGCGAGCACCCTGCTGGTGAACGTCGTCGGCAGCCTCGCGCTCGGAGTCGTCGCGGGCGCGCTGCCCGTGCGGGCCCCCCGCTGGCTGCGCGCCGGCCTGACGGCCGGACTGCTCGGCTCGTTCACGACCTTCTCGGCGCTCGCCGTCTCGGTGGTCGTGCTCGCCGACGCGGGCCTGGCGCTCGCGGCGGCCGCCAGTCTCGCGCTCAACCTCGTGCTCGGGATCGGAGCGGCCGCGGGCGGCATCGTGCTGGGGCGGGTCTTCACCGCTCCCCGGCCGGACCCCGCCGACCCGGGTTCGATCGACCCCGCGTCGACCGACCCCCCGGAGGCCGAGTCGTGACCCCGCTGCTCGTGCTCGCCGTCGCCCTCGCCGGCGGCCTCGCCGCGCTCGTCCGCTACGCCGTCAACCACCTCGCCGGCGAGCGCGGCGGCCTGCCCTGGGGCATCGTCGCGGTCAACGTCGCCGGGTCGTTCATCGCCGGGCTGGCCGTGGCGGTCGTCGCCGACGCCGAGCTGCGGGTGATCCTGCTCGCCGGCCTCTGCGGCGGGCTCACGACCTTCTCGACCCTCGCCGTCGACTCGGCCTCGCTCGCCTCGGCGCCGCGCGGGCGACGCGCGCGGGGCATCCTGCGCGCGATCGCCAACGTGGCCGTGACCGTCGTACTCGGCGTGGGGGCCGCCGCCGCGGGGTTCGTGCTCGGCGGCGGTTGACCCGCGCGGTTCCGGCGCGGTGAGCGCGCGCGGCCTGCGCCTCGGCGAGGGCCCGGTGCTCATCGGTGCGGGCTCCAGTACTACACCGACTCGACCGACAACGCGGCGCTCGACGGCGAGGGCAACCTGCGCATCACGGCCCGCGAGATCGAGCCCTCGGTCGACGGCCCGCAGTGCTGGTACGGCCCCTGCACCCACACCTCGGCGCGCCTCATCACCGAGGGCAAGCAGGAGTTCCAGTACGGGCGCATCGAGACCCGCGTCTTCGTGCCCGAGGGCAGCGGCATCTGGCCCGCGGTGTGGACGCTCGGCAACGACTTCCGCGCCGTCGGCTGGCCGCAGACCGGCGAGATCGACGTCATGGAGTTCGTCGGGCGCCTGCCGAACGAGATCTTCGGCACCATCCACGGGCCCGGCTACTCGGGCGGCCAGTCGTTCGGCGGCATCTACG contains these protein-coding regions:
- a CDS encoding DEAD/DEAH box helicase yields the protein MPHNDKGRPVRGRTPARSAAPTGSRSPKHRGHRPEEAGAPEKKARWSRDERVERGHAADRGRGEAPARFDRDERDDRRGGRDERPQRSADRDARPARGDARPYAARSGAAGRGAGARSGRPPRDVSVERTGTGRTAHRPEWRPRTDDRPARGYDRAAERAPRSFDRDDRAPRAFDRTDRAPRSFDRNDRAPRRDDRSERPARSFDRDERAPRSFDRTDRAPRRDDRNERPARSFDRDDRAPRSFDRAERPARSFDREDRAPRRDSDFYPTRAAASSPQDDVVLERLEADAVQATDVEGVSFGDLGLGGNIVRTLAELGASSPFPIQAATIPDVLAGKDVLGRGRTGSGKTIAFGAPLVERLMENGGGKKREMGRKPRALILAPTRELALQIDGTIQPIARSVGLFTTQIYGGVPQGRQVGALQRGVDIIIGTPGRIEDLIEQGRLDLSAIEIVVLDEADHMCELGFLEPVQRIIRETRRGGQRLLFSATLDSGVANLVTEFLRDPAVYEVAGEDQESSTIDHRILLVEQRDKRAIIEQLAGGAGKTLVFARTRAFAEELAEQLDDAGIAATSLHGDLNQRNRQRNLDKLTSGRASVLVATDVAARGIHVDDISLVVQADAPDEYKTYLHRSGRTGRAGKVGTVVTLITKPRRRRFEELLARAEITAQTDEVRVGDALLDELAAL
- a CDS encoding alpha/beta hydrolase; this translates as MPRSTPARRSVARAALAATAVVVLSGGMLAACSPSAEDRRDQTIAAASSESATFTLSAPADVLVSEDVPTAMVPGAGMPVDVCRAEGATEPRPAVLAVHGGSWARGDKAHPHWRTICSWLAGEGFVGVSVNYRLAPEHPFPAGADDVAAAVAWAQSDAAEAYGIDPERTALLGGSAGGNLSALVALEAAAGEGRAGADPLDAVITLSSPFDLTVGSATSPTFEQSMLDYLDCAARDCERAAAASPQMLVGEDAPPFLVVHGMREQLIPVQQATAFIGALAAAGTPATRELIDSEAHSIGLLDDALAGRLSDWLRGMLVPAPAVEALDDSPLAAPLPAGAGSAAGALD
- a CDS encoding efflux RND transporter permease subunit; the encoded protein is MHLLSVFSLRNRALIALVTIVVGIFGGLALTSLKQELIPSVSFPQVIVLTQYGGAAPEVVEGDVSTPIETALQAVPDLDSSSATSSTGFSVVSASFEFGTDIARAEQRVQLAVNRLDLPEAADVQVLTGSIDDLPVIQIGVTSDLDQGALADALENQAVPELTELDGVREASVSGAVGDRVTITADRALLAERGLTTADLTDTLDANGVLLPAGTITEGEQSLAVLTGVQITTPEELAALPIVGAEGGDPLTTIGDLAEVAIVSDPVDSLSRVNGEPALTLAVTKTPDGNTVEVSRLVQEALPQLADAIGSNTTFDIVFDQAPFIESSIEALATEGTLGLVFAVIVILVFLLSVRSTIVTAISIPTSVLLTFIGMQVSGYTLNILTLGAITIAIGRVVDDSIVVVENIKRHLALGEEKLQAITVGVKEVASAITASTVTTIAVFLPLALVGDITGELFRPFALTTAIALGASLFVSLTIVPVLSYWFLRPPKAGSHSAMTFEEESANPGRLQRAYLPVIRWTLRKPVATLLLALLVLGGTGALATGLQTNFIGNSGQNTLTVTQSLDNGASLDALDEAATQVEEALDQVDGLETVQVSIGSGGGSLLSLFGGGGDVTFSITTDEDADQEQIQADVRDAVEPLEGVGEISVASADSGFASSSIDVDITAASQADLNEASDRVLEAVRALDITAEATSNLSDTQPYLAVQVDRDRAAELGLSEIAVGGIVSEAMFPASVGEVVIDERTLAIYLPNTDAPTTVDELRAFSIPTAQGPLPLSDLATVEEVDGPANITTIRGVRSATVSVTPSTADVGTASTAVQAAVDEVELPDSATATLGGVTAQQGDAFSQLGLALLAAILIVYVVMVATFKSLRQPLLLLVSIPFAATGAIALQLIAGIPLGVPSLIGVLMLIGIVVTNAIVLIDLVNQFREKGLKVGPALLEGSSRRLRPILMTAAATIFALTPLGLGITGSGGFISQPLAIVVIGGLISSTLLTLVVLPALYYLVEGAKERRQDRRAAEADAEPTPATTTA
- the yczR gene encoding MocR-like transcription factor YczR; the protein is MSALTSRGLAILLGDWRADATAPVPRPLYEVLADRIRLLVLDGRVALGIRLPAERALAAHEGLSRTTVAGAYARLRDLGYLRSVRGSGSVVQLPPGDAPPMIGAPGTGLLDFSSASLPAVPLITEAAREAAELLPRHLEAPGFDLLGLPELRAAIAERCTRAGVPTEPDEIMVTLGAQHALALVARTLLARGDRVLVESPTYPHAIEALRGAGGRLVTVPVTTGEGWDDEALARVFARSSPALAYLMPDFHNPTTRVMPDAQRARVAALAEAHGTVLVVDETMADLGFEGPTATPMAAFGPGIVTLGSVGKSIWGGIRLGWIRADRALITRLAVARSAGDLGSPTLEQLVLLRLLDRYDRVLDARRAQLVAGHALMARELARRFPSWSVPEVGGGLTFWVGIGAPVASRLALAARAEGVLIGAGPRFGIDGAFERFVRIPFCRPEEESLRALDALQRAWAGLGEQPAPAASAGELLETVV
- the yczE gene encoding membrane protein YczE, whose translation is MSSPEPRAPRVLVRRWGQLMLGLLLYGIAISLMIRADIGLDPWTVFAQGIARQSGWSIGLVTIVVGAIVLLLWIPLKQRPGIGTVLNVLLVGLALDLGLALVRTPEELWARILLFAGGLALLALATGLYLGARFGPGPRDGLMTGANARFGWAIWKVRTGVELTVLAIGWMLGGTVGVGTVAFALLIGPMVHWTLPRLRVPLAGDPPRPARRRPSTDPLRAA
- a CDS encoding DUF4097 family beta strand repeat-containing protein; the encoded protein is MAQETWIVAEPTVIELERIASLKVSLIAGQIDIVAHDEPGARVEVHSVSGRDLKIAVEGDRLVIDHPQMRWENFIETFRLFRGKARAEVSVLVPRSVALSFGVVSASALISGLHADATVSTVSGDVVIDGMVGALQLNTVSGEMDVRGHRGEVRAHTVSGDITVSGDVARFDGDGVSGDVFLDLVGAPDRIETKTVSGDVTVRLDAGVPAQYLISTLTGRLQLDDARITGVRGSYNGRYGALAGSFTEVRSSSVSGDVSVVHAERGAGADAGGAAPAGSEASA
- a CDS encoding PadR family transcriptional regulator; translation: MSPAVFGHGHLRLYLLHVLAERSMHGYEIIQALSDRFGGTYTPSAGTIYPRLAKLEEEGLVTKQSDGRKTVYSITDAGRQELADRQDELEGIEDGIGDSVRRLADEVRSSVGAAMKELRAELAAAAREARDEARASGRDARDSARSAADAARDAARDARDAARAAHPPPVSRASSATSPASAPSGPTRR
- a CDS encoding fluoride efflux transporter FluC, with amino-acid sequence MTAARTPARAGAGGASAFGPVVLLAVIAGGMLGSTLRLALDTALPNMPTGLAASTLLVNVVGSLALGVVAGALPVRAPRWLRAGLTAGLLGSFTTFSALAVSVVVLADAGLALAAAASLALNLVLGIGAAAGGIVLGRVFTAPRPDPADPGSIDPASTDPPEAES
- a CDS encoding fluoride efflux transporter FluC; amino-acid sequence: MTPLLVLAVALAGGLAALVRYAVNHLAGERGGLPWGIVAVNVAGSFIAGLAVAVVADAELRVILLAGLCGGLTTFSTLAVDSASLASAPRGRRARGILRAIANVAVTVVLGVGAAAAGFVLGGG